The Methanoculleus marisnigri JR1 genome window below encodes:
- a CDS encoding TATA-box-binding protein yields MDEKGYESLKIENIVASGVIADAIDLENVSDKIKNCELNTKRFPGAVYRIEKPKIASLIFSSGKVVLTGIRNNQDLHEGLGIIMQSLRDAGVNTYDEPQVAVTNIVCSYDMGKYINLNKVVITLNLENIEYEPEQFPGLVYRIEDPKIVALLFSSGKIILTGGKTVEDIKRGLDFLEQRLETIM; encoded by the coding sequence ATGGATGAGAAGGGATACGAGTCACTGAAAATTGAGAACATCGTTGCCTCCGGGGTGATTGCCGACGCGATCGACCTCGAAAACGTATCTGATAAAATAAAAAACTGCGAACTGAATACGAAGAGGTTCCCCGGGGCGGTCTACCGCATCGAGAAACCCAAGATCGCATCCCTGATATTTTCCTCGGGAAAAGTGGTGCTCACCGGTATCAGGAACAACCAGGACCTGCATGAAGGCCTCGGTATCATCATGCAGTCGCTCCGCGATGCCGGGGTCAATACCTACGACGAGCCGCAGGTCGCGGTCACGAACATCGTCTGTTCGTACGACATGGGCAAGTACATCAACCTGAACAAGGTGGTCATCACCCTCAACCTCGAGAACATCGAGTACGAACCCGAGCAGTTCCCGGGGCTCGTCTACCGCATCGAGGACCCGAAGATCGTCGCCCTTCTCTTCAGCTCCGGCAAGATCATCCTGACCGGCGGGAAGACCGTCGAGGATATCAAGAGAGGACTTGATTTCCTGGAGCAGCGGCTCGAAACCATAATGTAA
- a CDS encoding MJ0548 connectase family domain-containing protein, whose amino-acid sequence MTLVIAFIGKQGAVMAGDMREIAFGGDDSSIEDLERELYGGSIASDSDLAKRADEIGVTIQLRDDKTKVSQRDGVLVGEVTETEGAKTSRKRLYATKGSYVIAEIVDSRLRVMQKGQASNFVVLGNDTTKEVANQCIQGMWEGGTIQDALRLIMLTMQIAASVTASVSRTFVLVHTDIAADVPAAIANDSRKEQNPD is encoded by the coding sequence ATGACGCTTGTGATCGCCTTTATCGGAAAACAGGGCGCCGTGATGGCGGGGGATATGCGGGAGATCGCATTCGGAGGGGACGATTCCTCCATCGAAGACCTGGAGCGCGAACTCTACGGCGGCTCGATCGCCTCCGACAGCGACCTCGCAAAACGGGCAGACGAGATCGGGGTGACGATCCAGCTCAGGGACGACAAAACCAAGGTCTCGCAGCGGGACGGGGTGCTCGTCGGCGAGGTGACCGAGACGGAGGGGGCGAAGACCTCGAGAAAAAGGCTCTACGCTACGAAAGGAAGTTACGTGATTGCCGAGATCGTCGATTCCCGGCTGCGGGTGATGCAAAAGGGGCAGGCGAGCAACTTCGTGGTGCTGGGAAACGATACCACGAAAGAGGTTGCCAACCAGTGCATCCAGGGGATGTGGGAAGGGGGAACGATCCAGGATGCCCTGCGTCTCATCATGCTCACCATGCAGATAGCGGCAAGCGTAACGGCGTCGGTGAGCAGAACGTTCGTACTGGTGCATACCGATATCGCGGCGGATGTCCCGGCCGCTATCGCTAACGATTCTCGAAAAGAACAAAACCCGGATTGA
- the eif1A gene encoding translation initiation factor eIF-1A, giving the protein MANTRGTQNNSGEIVRVRLPKKRNREIFGRADLMLGANHIRVRCEDGVTRTGRIKGKIKKRLWIREGDLLIIVPWSFQDEKCDIIYRYIKPQVDWLKKHNYLSQ; this is encoded by the coding sequence CTGGCGAATACACGAGGAACACAGAACAACAGTGGAGAGATCGTACGAGTACGGTTACCGAAGAAGAGAAATCGGGAGATCTTCGGCCGGGCCGACCTGATGCTCGGGGCAAACCACATCCGCGTCCGCTGTGAGGACGGCGTCACGCGCACGGGAAGGATCAAGGGCAAGATCAAAAAGCGGCTCTGGATACGCGAAGGCGACCTTCTGATCATCGTTCCCTGGAGTTTCCAGGACGAGAAGTGCGATATCATCTACCGGTACATCAAACCCCAGGTAGACTGGCTCAAGAAGCACAACTATCTCAGTCAATAA
- a CDS encoding AMP-binding protein, translated as MADEVQKPPSYEDLGANFKIEVPEYYNFGFDVIDAWAKKDRNKLAMIWVDQNGTEKKYTFFDLMRLSNQAVNICLKYGIKKGDRVMLMLPRTPEWWIFTIALIKLGAVYCPATTMLTPKDLKYRIQAADIRMIITMAEHADKVEEIREECPTLAVRLMIDGVRDGWVSYPVELDYPAPCSHKLVNLPGMHRTKSTDPLLIFFTSGTTGEPKMVVHAHSYPLGHIVTAQLWHDLRPNDLHLTISDTGWGKSAWGKLYGQWIVGACIFVYDIRGRFHATEILPLLEKYGVTTFCCPPTIYRMLILADLDKFDLADMRHCCSAGEALNPEVIRAWQEGTGQTIYEGYGQTETVLCIGTLPGMKIKPGSMGRPMPGWQIELHDDDGNLAGVGEEGRIAIKLDPRPVGLFSGYLNNGEENHKVFSNGFYYTGDKAYMDEDGYFWFIGRDDDVIKSSGYRIGPFEVESALMEHPAVQEAAVVGSPDVLRGLVVKAFIVLKPGYRPTESLVKDIQKQVKRVTAPYKYPRLIEFVESLPKTISGKIKRHELRELEMKRFMDNNSHDSPGIGEGGE; from the coding sequence ATGGCAGATGAAGTGCAAAAACCACCGTCCTACGAGGACCTAGGCGCCAATTTCAAGATAGAAGTTCCTGAATACTATAACTTCGGCTTCGACGTGATCGACGCATGGGCGAAGAAAGACCGGAACAAACTGGCGATGATCTGGGTCGACCAGAACGGAACCGAGAAGAAATATACGTTCTTCGACCTCATGCGCCTCTCTAATCAGGCCGTCAACATCTGCCTGAAATACGGTATCAAGAAGGGCGACCGGGTCATGCTGATGCTCCCCCGGACACCCGAATGGTGGATCTTCACCATCGCCCTGATCAAACTCGGCGCGGTCTACTGCCCCGCGACGACGATGCTGACCCCGAAAGACCTGAAATACCGCATCCAGGCGGCCGATATCAGGATGATCATCACCATGGCCGAGCACGCCGATAAGGTCGAGGAGATCCGCGAAGAGTGCCCCACGCTCGCCGTCCGGCTCATGATCGACGGCGTGCGGGACGGGTGGGTCAGCTACCCCGTCGAGCTCGACTACCCCGCGCCCTGCTCGCACAAACTGGTGAACCTCCCCGGCATGCACCGGACGAAATCGACCGACCCGCTGCTGATCTTCTTCACCTCCGGCACCACCGGCGAGCCGAAGATGGTGGTCCACGCCCACTCCTACCCGCTCGGGCACATCGTCACCGCGCAGCTGTGGCACGACCTGCGCCCGAACGACCTGCACCTCACGATCTCCGATACCGGCTGGGGGAAGAGCGCGTGGGGGAAACTCTACGGCCAATGGATCGTCGGCGCCTGCATCTTTGTCTACGACATCCGGGGCCGGTTCCACGCCACCGAGATCCTCCCCCTGCTGGAGAAGTACGGGGTCACGACGTTCTGCTGCCCCCCGACCATCTACCGGATGCTCATCCTCGCCGACCTCGACAAGTTCGATCTGGCCGACATGCGCCACTGCTGCAGCGCCGGCGAAGCCCTCAACCCCGAGGTGATCCGGGCATGGCAGGAGGGGACCGGGCAGACCATTTACGAGGGCTACGGCCAGACCGAGACGGTGCTCTGCATCGGGACGCTTCCCGGCATGAAGATCAAACCCGGCTCCATGGGAAGGCCCATGCCGGGCTGGCAGATCGAACTCCACGACGACGACGGGAACCTGGCCGGCGTCGGGGAGGAAGGGCGGATCGCGATCAAACTCGATCCCCGGCCGGTCGGGCTCTTCTCCGGTTACCTGAATAACGGCGAAGAGAACCACAAAGTCTTCTCGAACGGGTTCTACTACACCGGTGACAAGGCCTACATGGACGAGGACGGCTACTTCTGGTTCATCGGGCGCGACGACGACGTCATCAAGTCCTCCGGCTACCGGATCGGGCCGTTCGAGGTCGAGAGCGCTCTCATGGAGCACCCGGCCGTCCAGGAGGCAGCGGTCGTCGGGTCGCCCGACGTGCTCCGCGGGCTGGTCGTCAAGGCCTTCATCGTCCTGAAACCCGGGTACCGGCCCACGGAGTCGCTCGTCAAGGACATCCAGAAGCAGGTCAAGCGGGTGACGGCGCCCTACAAATATCCCCGCCTCATCGAGTTCGTGGAGTCGCTCCCGAAGACCATCTCCGGCAAGATCAAGCGGCACGAACTGCGTGAACTGGAGATGAAGCGGTTTATGGACAATAACTCCCACGACTCTCCCGGCATCGGAGAGGGCGGGGAGTAA
- a CDS encoding roadblock/LC7 domain-containing protein has product MTDKLPEGKVIGEMQAPLQWIFSHTTRFSGAVRITMQDGKGFMLVQKGEPLAAQFMHPLKSLSGPSALKYFGSQPILDFGLFRYEPREMQEALAVSAEMQALLQPGRESLVADHSGESNGHDIVTETEHEDTVPNDASPGEVPDSLGTLLKHPGVTAVACFAEGLCTSSVGKIDAESTVAFAEDLLRWAIRLPSAAPSNGAFVQMTLFYRGGNVVIAPYGDEYLCVFTRPEVQFGQVRRMIREMHGGI; this is encoded by the coding sequence ATGACGGATAAATTACCGGAAGGGAAGGTCATCGGGGAGATGCAGGCACCGCTCCAGTGGATCTTCTCTCACACGACCAGGTTTTCCGGGGCGGTGCGGATCACGATGCAGGACGGAAAAGGGTTCATGCTGGTGCAGAAGGGAGAGCCTCTCGCCGCACAGTTCATGCATCCGCTGAAATCCCTGAGCGGGCCGTCGGCGTTGAAATACTTCGGCAGCCAGCCGATCCTCGACTTCGGCCTCTTCCGGTACGAGCCCCGGGAGATGCAGGAGGCCCTCGCCGTATCGGCAGAGATGCAGGCCCTCCTGCAGCCCGGCCGCGAATCTCTCGTGGCCGACCATTCAGGGGAGAGCAACGGGCACGATATCGTGACCGAAACCGAGCACGAAGATACCGTACCCAACGATGCATCTCCCGGAGAGGTACCCGATTCGCTCGGGACGTTGCTGAAGCACCCCGGGGTGACCGCGGTTGCCTGTTTTGCCGAAGGCCTCTGCACCTCATCGGTCGGAAAGATCGATGCCGAATCTACCGTCGCCTTTGCCGAGGACCTGCTCCGGTGGGCGATCCGCCTGCCATCGGCTGCGCCGTCAAACGGGGCATTCGTACAGATGACACTCTTTTATCGCGGCGGAAACGTCGTCATCGCCCCCTACGGCGATGAATATCTCTGTGTCTTTACCCGGCCGGAGGTGCAGTTCGGCCAGGTACGGCGAATGATCAGGGAGATGCACGGCGGAATATGA
- a CDS encoding HAMP domain-containing protein, with the protein MAESFSQEIGVFQDGLTVQIPMFYKLMASMLTVAVIPIFLLGIVSAGDTGSIVATLGLQNSIIVMTLLTVFVVFMWSFFLAKSITDPVEQLSQAATSASQGDLANVEITVTSNDEIGELAVAFNRLINSYRILDTLAKDDAE; encoded by the coding sequence ATGGCTGAATCTTTCTCGCAAGAAATCGGGGTGTTCCAGGACGGCCTCACCGTCCAGATCCCAATGTTCTACAAACTCATGGCGAGCATGCTCACCGTTGCAGTCATCCCCATCTTCCTGCTGGGAATCGTCTCGGCGGGGGACACCGGGAGCATCGTCGCCACGCTCGGCCTGCAGAACAGCATCATCGTCATGACCCTGCTCACGGTCTTCGTGGTTTTCATGTGGAGTTTCTTCCTTGCGAAGAGCATCACGGATCCTGTCGAGCAGCTCTCGCAAGCCGCGACCAGTGCAAGCCAGGGGGATCTCGCAAACGTCGAGATCACGGTGACGAGCAACGATGAGATCGGCGAACTCGCAGTCGCGTTCAACCGCCTGATCAACTCCTACAGGATCCTCGACACCCTTGCCAAGGACGACGCCGAGTAA
- a CDS encoding DUF2795 domain-containing protein yields MAEERPSVKGGMASAAQASSVQELSASAFQKFLSGMDYPAGKQDLISHARKNNAPDAVIQVIEMFQDKSFQSAADVSQEFGRVK; encoded by the coding sequence ATGGCAGAAGAGAGACCTTCAGTTAAAGGCGGAATGGCCTCTGCAGCACAGGCGTCTTCCGTCCAGGAACTGAGTGCATCCGCATTCCAGAAGTTCCTCAGCGGTATGGATTACCCCGCCGGCAAGCAGGACCTGATCAGCCACGCCAGGAAGAACAATGCACCCGACGCGGTGATCCAGGTCATCGAGATGTTCCAGGACAAATCTTTCCAGTCCGCAGCAGACGTGAGCCAGGAGTTCGGCAGGGTCAAATAA
- a CDS encoding RNA recognition motif domain-containing protein, which translates to MESNKLYVGNLTYSVNEEQLKELFSQYGTVNDVRVIERKGFGFVEMSSPEEAEAAKEALNDTVFEGRTLKIDEARPPRPRNDFRRF; encoded by the coding sequence ATGGAAAGCAACAAGCTGTACGTCGGCAACCTCACCTACTCGGTAAATGAGGAACAACTGAAAGAATTATTCAGCCAGTACGGGACGGTAAACGACGTCAGAGTCATCGAGCGCAAAGGCTTCGGGTTTGTCGAGATGTCCAGCCCTGAAGAGGCTGAAGCAGCAAAGGAAGCCCTGAACGACACTGTATTCGAAGGCCGTACCCTGAAGATCGACGAGGCACGGCCCCCGAGACCGAGAAACGACTTCCGGCGGTTCTAA
- the glgP gene encoding alpha-glucan family phosphorylase — protein MEHSIPNQFDHVPERISGLVDLAYNLWWSWNPEARMLFKQLNHQAWKASVHNPVRMLHEIPVEFLNRAAADPAFCHRYDIVMHRFRKYMSAAGTWFSEEYADRPPLTVAYFSAEYGLHHSLPIFAGGLGFLAGDHLKEASDLGLPMVAVGFLYSQGYLHQQINHDGWQEDVTEPLDRDAAPVTPVLDADGEDLVVRVPHIDPPIYVAVRKVQVGRIPLYLLDTDIPCNDPENRGISSRLYAGDREQRLRQEIVLGIGGRKVLHALGIEYAAVHLNEGHPAFALLERIRERVERGMEFEEALEEVRATSVFTTHTPVPAGHDVFHVDLIDRYFAPYYAALGIDRIRFLQLGVHPESPASGFNMTAFALRASAHHNGVSRANGAVACDMWKCLWPGPAEAAVPIDYVTNGVHVPTWLNPRMKALYDRHIGPTSPDWLPEHDDPMIWELVDEIPDAELWQLHLWLKAKLINRLRERERLRWTTRPGGASSSAVEGAFLNPSILTIGFARRFSTYKRAYLIFEDLERLKRILNNPWQPVQIIFAGKAHPSDNEGKGVLQRIYRYTQDPGFGGRVAFIEDYNDQVARYLVHGVDVWLNNPLPPMEASGTSGMKASLNGVLNLSILDGWWTEGYNGRNGWAFGETAADCEARDGIDAAAIYDLLENEVVPLYYDRSIDDVPHGWVKMMKESIKSNGPRFSSRRMVKEYVARYYPSLLKGAGAAYARYPATAKPQKPPAWKSQVQGKGADDLFSP, from the coding sequence ATGGAACATTCCATACCCAATCAATTCGATCACGTCCCGGAGCGGATCTCCGGGCTCGTCGACCTCGCATACAACCTCTGGTGGAGCTGGAACCCGGAAGCCCGGATGCTCTTCAAGCAACTGAACCATCAGGCGTGGAAAGCAAGCGTCCACAACCCGGTCAGGATGCTGCACGAGATCCCGGTCGAGTTCCTGAACCGGGCGGCGGCGGATCCCGCCTTCTGCCACCGCTACGACATCGTCATGCACCGGTTCAGGAAGTACATGAGCGCCGCCGGGACCTGGTTCTCCGAAGAGTACGCCGACCGGCCTCCATTGACGGTCGCCTACTTCTCGGCGGAGTACGGGCTTCACCACTCGCTTCCCATCTTCGCGGGGGGGCTCGGGTTCCTCGCCGGAGACCACCTGAAAGAAGCAAGCGACCTCGGCCTCCCGATGGTCGCCGTCGGGTTCCTCTACTCGCAGGGCTACCTGCACCAACAGATCAACCACGACGGCTGGCAGGAGGACGTCACCGAACCCCTCGACCGCGATGCGGCGCCCGTCACCCCGGTGCTCGATGCCGACGGCGAAGACCTCGTGGTCCGGGTTCCGCACATCGACCCGCCCATCTACGTCGCCGTCCGGAAGGTGCAGGTCGGCAGGATCCCGCTCTACCTCCTGGATACGGATATCCCCTGCAACGACCCCGAAAACCGGGGCATATCGTCCCGGCTGTATGCCGGCGACCGGGAGCAGCGGCTCCGGCAGGAGATTGTTCTCGGGATCGGCGGGAGGAAGGTGCTCCACGCCCTCGGCATCGAGTACGCGGCGGTGCACCTGAACGAAGGCCACCCGGCGTTCGCGCTGCTCGAGCGGATCCGCGAGCGGGTCGAGCGGGGGATGGAGTTCGAGGAAGCGCTCGAGGAGGTGCGGGCGACCTCCGTCTTCACCACGCATACGCCCGTTCCTGCAGGCCACGACGTCTTCCACGTCGACCTCATCGACCGCTACTTCGCGCCCTACTACGCGGCGCTCGGCATAGACCGGATCAGGTTCCTGCAGCTCGGTGTCCACCCGGAAAGCCCCGCTTCGGGGTTCAACATGACTGCGTTCGCCCTGCGCGCGTCGGCGCATCACAACGGGGTCTCGCGTGCAAACGGGGCCGTCGCCTGCGATATGTGGAAATGCCTCTGGCCCGGACCCGCGGAAGCGGCGGTGCCCATCGACTACGTCACGAACGGCGTCCACGTGCCGACCTGGCTGAACCCCCGGATGAAGGCGCTCTACGACCGGCATATCGGCCCGACCTCGCCCGACTGGCTCCCGGAGCACGACGACCCGATGATATGGGAACTCGTCGACGAGATCCCGGACGCCGAACTCTGGCAACTTCACCTCTGGCTGAAGGCGAAACTCATCAACCGGCTCCGGGAGCGCGAGCGGCTCCGGTGGACGACGCGCCCCGGAGGGGCGTCGAGCTCCGCGGTCGAAGGCGCGTTTCTCAACCCCTCCATCCTGACGATCGGGTTTGCCCGGCGATTCTCGACCTACAAGCGTGCATACCTCATCTTCGAGGACCTGGAGCGGTTGAAACGCATCTTAAACAACCCCTGGCAGCCCGTCCAGATCATCTTCGCCGGCAAGGCCCACCCGTCCGACAACGAAGGCAAGGGAGTGCTCCAGCGGATCTACCGCTACACGCAGGACCCGGGGTTTGGCGGACGGGTCGCGTTCATCGAGGACTACAACGACCAGGTGGCCCGGTACCTGGTGCACGGCGTCGACGTATGGCTGAACAACCCCCTGCCCCCGATGGAGGCGAGCGGCACGAGCGGGATGAAAGCATCGCTCAACGGGGTGCTGAACCTCTCCATCCTGGACGGCTGGTGGACCGAAGGCTACAACGGCAGAAACGGCTGGGCGTTCGGGGAAACGGCGGCCGACTGCGAGGCGAGGGACGGCATCGACGCCGCAGCGATCTACGACCTCCTGGAGAACGAAGTCGTCCCGCTCTACTACGACCGCTCCATCGACGACGTTCCCCACGGCTGGGTGAAGATGATGAAAGAGTCGATCAAGAGCAACGGCCCCCGGTTCTCGTCCCGCCGGATGGTGAAGGAGTACGTCGCCCGGTACTACCCGTCGCTCCTGAAGGGTGCGGGGGCAGCATATGCCCGCTACCCGGCAACGGCGAAACCCCAAAAGCCGCCGGCCTGGAAATCGCAGGTGCAGGGAAAGGGAGCAGACGATCTCTTCTCCCCGTGA
- a CDS encoding DEAD/DEAH box helicase yields the protein MARTSAPRPRSAPQTTPDLLDPRVQEVVRKRGFTGFSAAQEQAIPRLLAGENLVLVAPTGTGKTESAMLPVFDRLLKTTGSGFKALYITPLRSLNRDILNRMEWWCRELGLSVGVRHGDTPQNERRKQALNPPDLLITTPESLQALFMGKRLREHLKNVKYVVVDEIHELADSKRGAQLAVALERLAAYAGEFQRIGLSATVGNPDDIGRFLAGHRPFSLVEVPVASSLDIGVLFAGEDFGAQARAVGKCLDSPGSTLVFVNTRVTAEALGHRLYSRGDVEVHHGSLSRDVRVDAEERFRKGEVRTLIATSSMELGIDIGHIEHVVQFGSPRQVSRLVQRVGRAGHRLDAISRGTVLATGFDDLLESLVIARRAKANECERIVPPAGAADVLANQVAAIAVEYGEIEVSRVREMIERSNVFDGCGPLLDDVCRQMAEHRLIRLDGTRIIRTGRARRYLIENLSMIHDEKKMEIFDMVSRRTVGTLDESFVLGWMHTGAVFITKGQLWRVLEIEGTRITVEPATRAKGEVPSWEGEQIPVPFAVAREVGALRRTRAFGRYSDTPAAIAYAERFMGRMDEGNYPVPTDRLVTLENADEGVVCNVCGGHKANEALARALSVLLSARYGTSVGIEVGAYRFLLRLPDNVRALEVQETLAALEPDHLPGILKLALKRTALFKWKLVQVAKKFGAIDADADYERFSIHRLIDLFDGTVIAAEAYRELFSISMDMDAAQEILAAVHDGRIAVATGRLSPLGSDVLSSSRDMIPPPMVDQAVIGTLARRLEKEDVVLFCMNCRKWKSRTVVERVPDKPQCPLCSARLIAALKPWDEDLIPAVKKKNKSEEERAIEVRFLRNANIVLSSGKKAVTALAAKGVGPEVASRILATLSEGDAFYKEILKAERNYVKTHRYW from the coding sequence ATGGCACGTACGTCGGCTCCCCGGCCACGCTCTGCCCCGCAGACGACGCCTGACCTCCTCGACCCCCGGGTGCAGGAGGTCGTCAGGAAGCGCGGATTCACCGGATTCTCGGCAGCGCAGGAGCAGGCCATCCCGCGGCTTCTTGCGGGGGAGAACCTTGTCCTGGTGGCGCCGACCGGCACGGGGAAGACCGAGAGCGCGATGCTCCCGGTCTTCGACCGGCTCCTCAAGACAACCGGCTCCGGGTTCAAGGCGCTCTACATCACGCCCCTCCGGTCCCTGAACCGCGACATCCTCAACCGGATGGAGTGGTGGTGCCGCGAACTCGGCCTCTCGGTCGGCGTCCGGCACGGGGACACCCCGCAGAACGAGCGGCGAAAACAGGCGCTCAACCCCCCCGACCTCCTCATCACCACCCCGGAGTCGCTGCAGGCGCTCTTCATGGGCAAACGCCTCCGCGAGCACCTCAAGAACGTGAAGTACGTCGTCGTCGACGAGATCCACGAGCTCGCCGACAGCAAACGGGGAGCCCAGCTCGCGGTGGCGCTCGAACGCCTGGCCGCATACGCGGGAGAGTTTCAGCGGATCGGCCTCTCGGCGACCGTCGGGAACCCGGACGATATCGGCCGGTTCCTCGCCGGCCACCGTCCGTTCTCGCTCGTCGAGGTGCCGGTCGCGAGCAGCCTCGATATCGGCGTCCTGTTCGCCGGGGAAGACTTCGGCGCCCAGGCGCGCGCGGTCGGGAAATGCCTGGACTCCCCCGGCTCCACCCTCGTCTTCGTCAACACCCGGGTGACCGCCGAGGCGCTCGGCCACCGGCTCTACTCCCGCGGCGACGTCGAGGTCCACCACGGCTCGCTCTCGCGAGACGTCAGGGTCGATGCCGAGGAGCGGTTCAGGAAGGGCGAGGTCCGGACGCTGATCGCCACATCCTCGATGGAACTCGGTATCGACATCGGCCACATCGAGCACGTCGTCCAGTTCGGCTCCCCCCGGCAGGTCTCGCGCCTGGTGCAGCGGGTCGGCCGGGCCGGCCACCGTCTCGACGCCATCTCGCGCGGCACCGTCCTTGCAACGGGGTTTGACGACCTGTTAGAGTCGCTCGTGATCGCCCGGCGGGCGAAGGCGAACGAGTGCGAGCGGATCGTCCCGCCCGCCGGCGCCGCCGACGTCCTCGCGAACCAGGTGGCGGCGATCGCGGTCGAGTACGGCGAGATCGAGGTCTCCCGCGTCCGGGAGATGATCGAACGCTCGAACGTCTTTGACGGATGCGGGCCGCTCCTCGACGACGTCTGCCGCCAGATGGCGGAGCACCGGCTGATCCGGCTTGACGGAACCCGGATCATCAGGACGGGCCGGGCGCGGCGCTACCTCATCGAGAACCTCTCGATGATCCACGACGAGAAGAAGATGGAGATCTTCGACATGGTCTCGCGCCGCACGGTCGGGACGCTCGACGAGTCGTTCGTCCTCGGGTGGATGCACACCGGCGCGGTCTTCATCACCAAGGGCCAGCTCTGGCGGGTGCTCGAGATCGAGGGCACGCGGATCACGGTCGAGCCGGCGACCCGGGCGAAAGGAGAGGTCCCGTCGTGGGAAGGAGAGCAGATCCCGGTGCCGTTCGCCGTCGCCCGGGAGGTCGGGGCGCTCCGGCGGACCCGGGCGTTCGGCCGCTATTCCGATACCCCTGCGGCGATCGCCTACGCGGAGCGGTTCATGGGCCGGATGGACGAGGGGAACTACCCGGTCCCCACCGACCGCCTCGTCACCCTCGAGAACGCGGACGAGGGCGTGGTCTGCAACGTCTGCGGCGGGCACAAGGCGAACGAGGCGCTGGCCCGGGCTCTCTCGGTCCTCCTCTCGGCCCGCTACGGGACGAGCGTCGGGATCGAGGTCGGTGCCTACCGGTTCCTCCTCCGCCTGCCCGACAACGTCCGGGCACTGGAGGTGCAGGAGACCCTCGCGGCGCTCGAACCCGACCACCTCCCCGGGATCCTGAAGCTCGCCCTGAAGCGGACGGCGCTCTTCAAGTGGAAACTCGTGCAGGTGGCGAAGAAGTTCGGCGCCATCGACGCGGACGCCGACTACGAGCGGTTCAGCATCCACCGGCTCATCGATCTCTTCGACGGGACGGTCATCGCGGCCGAGGCCTACCGCGAGCTCTTCAGCATCTCCATGGACATGGACGCGGCGCAGGAGATCCTCGCTGCCGTCCATGACGGCCGCATCGCCGTCGCCACGGGACGGTTGAGCCCGCTCGGGAGCGATGTGCTCTCCTCCTCGCGGGACATGATCCCGCCGCCGATGGTCGACCAGGCGGTGATCGGGACGCTCGCGCGCCGCCTCGAGAAGGAGGACGTCGTCCTCTTCTGCATGAACTGCCGGAAGTGGAAGAGCCGGACGGTCGTCGAGCGCGTCCCCGATAAGCCGCAGTGCCCCCTCTGCAGCGCCCGGCTCATCGCGGCGCTGAAACCCTGGGACGAAGACCTCATCCCGGCGGTGAAGAAGAAGAACAAGTCCGAGGAGGAACGGGCGATCGAGGTCCGGTTCCTCCGGAACGCAAACATCGTCCTCTCCAGCGGGAAGAAAGCGGTGACAGCCCTCGCGGCCAAGGGCGTCGGCCCGGAGGTCGCCTCAAGGATCCTCGCGACCCTCTCCGAAGGGGACGCCTTCTACAAGGAGATTTTGAAGGCCGAGCGGAACTACGTGAAGACGCATCGGTATTGGTAA
- a CDS encoding SAM-dependent methyltransferase, producing MNTRTFTAKPVGTVHADNESFLIEIAGPFRPALQGLDGFSHLVVLWWGDRVDTPECRSETVCQKPYTRGPETIGIFATRSPARPNPIALSVVPVIDIDSASGIVRVAYIDADDGTPVLDIKPYLPATERVRDVNMPAWSSHWPQWYEDNQGFDWAAEFTFEE from the coding sequence ATGAATACGCGCACATTCACCGCAAAACCGGTCGGCACCGTGCATGCCGACAACGAATCGTTCTTGATCGAGATTGCCGGGCCGTTCCGGCCGGCACTCCAGGGGCTCGACGGGTTCAGCCACCTCGTCGTGCTCTGGTGGGGCGACCGGGTCGATACGCCGGAGTGCCGGAGCGAGACGGTCTGTCAAAAACCGTACACGAGAGGCCCGGAGACGATCGGGATCTTCGCCACCCGGTCACCCGCCCGGCCGAACCCGATCGCCCTCTCGGTGGTTCCGGTCATCGATATCGATAGCGCATCGGGCATCGTCAGGGTCGCGTATATCGATGCCGACGACGGCACGCCGGTGCTGGACATCAAGCCCTACCTCCCGGCCACCGAGCGGGTTCGGGATGTGAACATGCCTGCATGGTCCTCCCACTGGCCGCAGTGGTACGAAGACAACCAGGGGTTCGACTGGGCGGCGGAGTTCACCTTCGAGGAATGA